One part of the Budorcas taxicolor isolate Tak-1 chromosome 22, Takin1.1, whole genome shotgun sequence genome encodes these proteins:
- the HRH4 gene encoding histamine H4 receptor, with product MSTHGTNSSHVMPFINDTNSSDVRTASNDINSFSNIALAFLMSLLAFAIMLGNAVVILAFVVDKNLRHRSNYFFLNLAISDFFVGVISIPLFIPHKLFNWKFENNICVFWLTTDYLLCTASVYNIVLISFDRYQSVSNAVSYRAQHTGTLKTVTLMVAVWVVAFLVHGPILVSEARKELGTDCKPEFLEKWHILALTLLFEFVIPVLLVAYFNMYIYWSLWKRSHLSRGHSGFISAPSSSSGCSFRNGLFSRPSLSNLEESAASLRSEKSGRKSSLLSSLRSQMNSLTASKTSSLSHSDSLALHQREHLELRRGKKLAKSLAILLGVFAVCWAPYSLFTIIRSCHSTHSDLSNAVYEFTFWLQWFNSFVNPFLYPLCHKSFQKAFLKLFRVKKQSILSHNRSTSS from the exons ATGTCTACTCATGGCACAAATTCTTCTCATGTGATGCCATTTATTAATGACACAAATTCTTCTGATGTGAGGACAGCTAGTAATGACATAAATTCTTTTTCAAACATTGCTTTAGCATTTTTAATGAGCTTACTAGCTTTTGCTATAATGCTAGGAAATGCTGTGGTCATTTTAGCTTTTGTGGTGGACAAAAATCTTAGACATCGAAGTAATTACTTTTTCCTTAACTTGGCCATTTCGGACTTCTTTGTTG GTGTGATCTCCATTCCTTTATTCATCCCTCACAAGCTCTTCAACTGGAAGTTTGAAAATAACATTTGTGTCTTTTGGCTCACTACTGACTATCTTTTGTGTACAGCATCTGTGTATAACATCGTACTCATCAGCTTTGATCGATACCAGTCAGTCTCAAATGCT GTGTCTTACAGAGCTCAACATACTGGGACCTTGAAGACTGTGACTCTGATGGTGGCCGTCTGGGTGGTGGCCTTCTTAGTGCATGGGCCAATACTAGTTTCAGAGGCTAGGAAGGAATTGGGGACGGATTGCAAACCTGAATTCCTTGAAAAATGGCATATCCTTGCCCTCACGTTACTCTTCGAATTCGTGATCCCAGTCTTGCTAGTGGCTTATTTCAACATGTATATTTACTGGAGCCTATGGAAGCGCAGTCATCTCAGTAGGGGGCATTCTGGATTCATTTCTGCCCCTTCCAGTAGCAGTGGATGCTCATTCAGGAATGGACTGTTTTCGAGGCCATCTCTTTCCAACCTGGAGGAATCAGCAGCATCCCTTCGTTCTGAGAAATCAGGAAGAAAGAGCAGCCTCTTGTCTTCCTTAAGATCCCAGATGAATAGTTTAACTGCTTCCAAAACGAGCTCTCTCTCCCATTCAGATTCCCTAGCTCTTCACCAAagggaacatcttgagttgcgcAGAGGCAAGAAACTAGCCAAGTCACTGGCCATTCTCTTGGgtgtttttgctgtttgctggGCTCCCTACTCTCTGTTCACAATTATTCGTTCATGTCATAGCACACACTCAGATCTCTCAAACGCTGTGTACGAGTTCACATTTTGGCTTCAGTGGTTCAATTCCTTTGTCAATCCTTTTTTGTATCCCTTGTGTCACAAGAGTTTTCAGAAGGCCTTCTTGAAATTATTTCGTGTGAAAAAGCAGTCCATACTATCACATAATCGGTCAACATCTTCTTAA